From the genome of Pseudomonas sp. Teo4, one region includes:
- a CDS encoding enoyl-CoA hydratase/isomerase family protein — protein sequence MTAHAHISATDHVLAEVRNQIGHLTLNRPAGLNALTLDMVRSLRQHFDRWADDAQVKAVVLRGEGPKGFCAGGDIRSLHDSYKAGDTLHEDFFVEEYALDQLIHRYRKPVLVLMDGFTLGGGMGLAQGADLRIVTERSRLGMPEVGIGYFPDVGGSYFLPRIPGELGIYLGVSGVQIQAADALYCGLADWYLSSDALTTLDQGLDRISFGEYPLKDLQNLLATLGTQVLDDAPLEKLRPVIDHYFALPDLPAIIEQLRAVSIGDSRQWAMTTADLLESRSPLAMAVTLEMLRRGRRLALEDCFAMELHLDRQWFAHGDIIEGVRALIVDKDKQPRWNPPTLSGLSRQRVDQFFEGL from the coding sequence ATGACCGCGCATGCTCACATCTCGGCAACGGATCATGTCTTGGCCGAGGTTCGCAACCAGATTGGCCACCTTACCCTCAACCGCCCTGCCGGCCTCAATGCCCTGACCCTGGACATGGTGCGCAGCCTGCGCCAGCACTTCGACCGCTGGGCCGACGATGCGCAGGTCAAGGCCGTGGTGCTGCGTGGCGAAGGCCCCAAGGGCTTCTGCGCCGGTGGCGATATCCGGTCGCTGCATGACAGCTACAAGGCCGGCGACACGCTGCACGAAGACTTCTTCGTCGAGGAATACGCCCTCGACCAGCTCATCCATCGCTACCGCAAACCAGTGCTGGTATTGATGGACGGTTTTACCCTCGGCGGCGGCATGGGCCTGGCCCAGGGCGCGGACCTGCGCATCGTCACCGAGCGCAGCCGCTTAGGCATGCCCGAGGTGGGCATCGGTTACTTCCCTGATGTAGGCGGCAGCTACTTCCTGCCACGCATTCCCGGTGAACTGGGTATCTACCTGGGCGTGAGCGGCGTACAGATCCAGGCCGCCGATGCGCTCTACTGCGGGCTGGCCGACTGGTACCTGTCCAGTGACGCGCTGACCACCCTGGACCAGGGCCTGGATCGCATCAGCTTCGGCGAGTACCCGCTCAAGGACCTGCAGAACCTGCTGGCCACCCTCGGCACCCAGGTGCTGGACGACGCGCCGCTGGAAAAGCTGCGCCCGGTCATCGACCACTACTTCGCCCTGCCCGACCTGCCAGCCATCATCGAGCAACTGCGTGCGGTCAGCATCGGTGACAGCCGCCAATGGGCCATGACAACCGCCGACCTGCTGGAAAGCCGCTCGCCGCTGGCCATGGCGGTGACCCTGGAGATGCTGCGCCGTGGTCGCCGCCTGGCGCTGGAAGACTGCTTCGCCATGGAGCTGCATCTGGACCGACAATGGTTCGCCCACGGCGATATCATCGAAGGCGTACGCGCCCTGATCGTCGACAAGGACAAACA
- a CDS encoding MFS transporter — MKKTIRNALPESWSLVFSAAASAYGVGLLGLWALPFLISAIINDLKLNEAQAGLLMSAEFIFTMLASLLVSPFMGRAPRRTLALGGTLLAVAANLVSAHMTDLYALGAVRCVAGVGAGLALACGNACVASAKQPDRIAGHMNILSVLLMIVVMLGYAKVMALFGLAGLYYAMAATMAVMLLAIPVMEQRAPVVEVTLATHKGSNNVLLSLPAICMMLAMFVFQARDTMGWAFVERIGTMVGYSGDELGVLLSFQSFVGLIGPLLAAMIGKRFGLSTPVILAILLTGATSLCYVLGEHSKTMYTVGVMTICITYFYALSYLTGLAAALDREGRIVAAASSFLSLGLAVGPAISGGLISLGGFSLAAWGIGVTVVLTLLLVAIPLASIRREHLPAELATA; from the coding sequence ATGAAAAAAACAATACGCAATGCCTTGCCCGAAAGCTGGAGTCTGGTGTTCTCCGCTGCAGCCTCCGCCTATGGCGTGGGCCTGCTCGGCCTTTGGGCGCTACCGTTCCTGATCAGCGCGATCATCAATGACCTCAAGCTGAACGAAGCCCAGGCCGGGCTGCTGATGTCGGCCGAGTTCATCTTCACCATGCTCGCCTCCCTGCTGGTATCGCCCTTCATGGGCCGCGCTCCGCGCCGTACCCTGGCGCTGGGCGGCACCCTGCTGGCGGTAGCCGCCAACCTGGTCAGCGCCCACATGACCGACCTCTATGCCCTGGGCGCCGTGCGCTGCGTGGCCGGGGTCGGTGCCGGCCTGGCGCTGGCCTGTGGTAACGCCTGTGTGGCCAGTGCCAAGCAGCCCGACCGCATCGCCGGGCACATGAACATCCTCTCGGTGCTGCTGATGATCGTGGTCATGCTCGGCTACGCCAAGGTCATGGCACTGTTTGGCCTGGCCGGCCTGTACTACGCGATGGCCGCCACCATGGCGGTGATGCTGCTGGCGATTCCTGTGATGGAGCAACGCGCCCCGGTGGTCGAAGTGACACTGGCGACCCACAAAGGCTCGAACAATGTGCTGCTGAGCCTGCCGGCCATCTGCATGATGCTGGCCATGTTCGTGTTCCAGGCCCGCGACACCATGGGCTGGGCGTTCGTCGAGCGCATCGGCACCATGGTCGGCTACAGCGGTGACGAGTTGGGCGTGTTGCTGTCGTTCCAGTCCTTCGTCGGCCTGATCGGCCCGCTGCTGGCGGCCATGATCGGCAAGCGCTTCGGCCTCAGCACCCCAGTGATCCTGGCCATTCTGCTGACCGGCGCGACCAGCCTGTGCTATGTGCTGGGCGAGCATTCCAAGACCATGTACACCGTCGGCGTGATGACCATCTGCATCACCTACTTCTATGCGCTTAGCTACCTCACCGGCCTGGCCGCCGCACTTGACCGCGAGGGCCGTATCGTCGCGGCGGCAAGCAGCTTCCTGAGCTTGGGCCTGGCCGTGGGGCCGGCGATTTCCGGCGGCTTGATCTCGCTGGGCGGCTTCAGCCTGGCCGCTTGGGGTATTGGGGTGACCGTGGTGCTGACCTTGTTGCTGGTAGCCATTCCCCTGGCGAGCATTCGCCGCGAGCACTTGCCAGCCGAACTGGCAACCGCCTGA
- a CDS encoding DUF3445 domain-containing protein, which produces MTVFKPIETYSDDYTYSNSPEAILRLPFPYPEDQYMYSMNVEPHVPFGNGALRAQFDIDEHYISECHHRAQTLDSQPGVHYAALPHMMEAQWDLLELLMESYSRDFPEHFTLEKNGSQWHWVNRPLQIDQTFTFGDASTLPMEPMEYITRQAQGEFILLEERDETLVMGAGMATQRADYSLRFNLGMSFMEFHGPVPKLHEMGILQRALKFLLRLRPGHPVRRTNWSITVNPRLETSAETLPDWAPDRTTVTAENAGDLVNLRIELQPLHRLPRSNAVLFPVRTYLVSLKELAEAAPQWAKRMHRVIRDLDQELVDYKGFTRYRDAMVTWLSQYDDGTPVDESLQQ; this is translated from the coding sequence ATGACCGTGTTCAAGCCGATCGAAACCTATTCCGACGACTACACCTACAGCAACAGCCCCGAGGCTATCCTGCGCCTGCCCTTCCCGTACCCGGAAGACCAGTACATGTACTCGATGAACGTCGAGCCCCATGTACCGTTCGGCAACGGCGCCCTGCGGGCCCAGTTCGACATCGATGAGCACTACATCTCCGAGTGCCACCACCGTGCCCAGACCCTCGACAGCCAGCCGGGCGTTCACTACGCCGCGCTGCCGCACATGATGGAAGCGCAGTGGGACCTGCTGGAGCTGCTGATGGAGTCCTACTCGCGGGACTTCCCCGAGCATTTCACCCTGGAGAAGAACGGCAGCCAGTGGCACTGGGTCAACCGCCCACTGCAGATCGACCAGACCTTCACCTTCGGCGACGCCAGTACCCTGCCGATGGAGCCGATGGAGTACATCACCCGTCAGGCCCAGGGCGAGTTCATCCTGCTCGAAGAGCGTGACGAAACCCTGGTGATGGGTGCCGGCATGGCCACCCAGCGCGCCGACTACTCGCTGCGCTTCAACCTGGGCATGAGCTTCATGGAGTTCCACGGCCCGGTGCCGAAGCTGCATGAAATGGGCATTCTGCAGCGGGCACTGAAGTTCCTGCTGCGCCTGCGCCCCGGCCACCCGGTGCGCCGCACCAACTGGTCGATCACCGTCAATCCGCGCCTGGAAACCTCGGCCGAAACCCTGCCGGACTGGGCACCGGACCGCACCACCGTGACGGCGGAAAACGCCGGCGACTTGGTCAACCTGCGCATCGAGTTGCAGCCACTGCACCGCCTGCCACGCAGCAACGCCGTGCTGTTCCCGGTACGCACCTACCTGGTCAGCCTCAAGGAGCTGGCCGAGGCCGCGCCGCAGTGGGCCAAACGCATGCACCGGGTGATCCGCGACCTGGACCAGGAACTGGTCGATTACAAGGGTTTCACCCGTTACCGCGACGCGATGGTCACCTGGCTGTCGCAGTACGACGACGGTACGCCTGTCGACGAAAGTCTGCAGCAGTAA
- a CDS encoding PDR/VanB family oxidoreductase, which yields MNTHNGTLSVQVARVETLTPEIKRFTLVDPSGKHLPAFSGGSHVVVVMEDGDKTHRNAYSLMGSPYDSSAYQIAVRRVEDGRGGSRHMHDCVAEGAMLQILQPANLFPLAKHARQHVFIAGGVGITPVYSQMEELHTKQADFELHLAVRGPEHTALGLELQARYGARVHLYVQGQDARMDIRTILTERPLGSHVYVCGPDSMIDDTVDSAHALGWTDSHIHFERFTEQGSTGQPFSVTLARQGVTIDVPPDQSLLEAAEQAGYKVPYLCRGGACGYCETEVLDLDGELDHRDDWLSEEDKLSKRKFMPCVSRATCSRLVVDL from the coding sequence ATGAACACCCACAACGGAACCCTCAGCGTGCAGGTTGCGCGCGTCGAGACCCTCACCCCGGAAATCAAGCGCTTCACCCTGGTGGACCCGAGCGGCAAGCACCTGCCGGCCTTCTCCGGTGGCAGCCACGTGGTGGTGGTGATGGAAGACGGTGACAAGACCCACCGCAACGCCTATTCGCTGATGGGTTCGCCCTACGACTCCAGCGCCTACCAGATCGCCGTACGCCGGGTCGAAGACGGCCGTGGCGGCTCGCGCCATATGCATGACTGCGTGGCCGAAGGCGCCATGCTGCAGATTCTGCAGCCGGCCAACCTGTTCCCGCTGGCCAAGCATGCTCGCCAGCATGTGTTCATTGCCGGCGGCGTGGGCATCACCCCGGTGTACTCGCAGATGGAGGAACTGCACACCAAGCAGGCCGACTTCGAGCTGCACCTGGCCGTGCGTGGCCCGGAGCACACCGCCTTGGGCCTTGAGCTGCAAGCCCGCTATGGCGCCCGTGTGCACCTGTATGTGCAAGGCCAGGACGCGCGCATGGACATCCGCACCATCCTCACCGAGCGCCCGCTGGGCAGCCACGTTTATGTGTGCGGCCCGGACAGCATGATCGACGACACCGTCGACAGCGCCCACGCCCTGGGCTGGACCGACAGCCACATTCACTTCGAACGCTTCACCGAGCAAGGCTCCACCGGCCAGCCGTTCAGCGTCACCCTGGCCCGCCAGGGCGTGACCATCGACGTGCCGCCGGACCAGTCGCTGCTCGAAGCCGCCGAACAGGCTGGCTACAAGGTGCCTTACCTGTGCCGTGGCGGTGCCTGTGGCTACTGCGAAACCGAAGTGCTGGACCTCGACGGTGAACTGGACCACCGCGACGACTGGCTCAGCGAGGAAGACAAGCTGAGCAAACGCAAATTCATGCCGTGCGTATCCCGCGCCACCTGCAGCCGCCTGGTCGTAGACCTCTGA